A stretch of the Streptomyces ortus genome encodes the following:
- a CDS encoding SDR family oxidoreductase: protein MGLLEDKVVLVNGGSQGVGAGVVRAALREGATVVFTGRRAEVGGKLAADTGARFVRADLADPAQARGGVDRTVDAYGRIDCLVNAAGLTSRGSLLDTTPELFDAHMAINLRAPFFAMQAAVADMTAREAPGTIVNIGSNCAHGGPPHLAPYSTAKAGLAGLTRNAAHAHRWDRIRINGLNIGWTDTEGEDATQRAFHGAGDDWLEKAAAAQPMGRLGQVDEIADFVVLLLSDRSGVVTGSVIDWDQNVFGGLD, encoded by the coding sequence ATGGGACTTCTTGAGGACAAGGTCGTCCTCGTCAACGGCGGCAGCCAGGGCGTCGGCGCGGGGGTCGTCCGGGCGGCCCTGCGCGAGGGCGCGACCGTCGTCTTCACCGGACGCCGGGCGGAGGTCGGCGGGAAACTCGCCGCGGACACCGGCGCCCGCTTCGTACGCGCCGACCTGGCGGACCCGGCGCAGGCCCGCGGCGGCGTCGACCGGACCGTGGACGCGTACGGGCGTATCGACTGCCTGGTCAACGCGGCGGGGCTCACCTCGCGCGGGTCGCTCCTGGACACCACGCCGGAGCTGTTCGACGCGCACATGGCGATCAACCTGCGGGCGCCGTTCTTCGCGATGCAGGCCGCGGTCGCCGACATGACGGCCCGCGAGGCGCCGGGCACGATCGTGAACATCGGCTCGAACTGCGCGCACGGCGGCCCGCCGCACCTGGCCCCGTACTCCACGGCGAAGGCCGGTCTGGCGGGGCTGACCCGCAACGCGGCGCACGCGCACCGCTGGGACCGGATCCGGATCAACGGCCTGAACATCGGCTGGACGGACACCGAGGGCGAGGACGCCACCCAGCGCGCCTTCCACGGGGCGGGCGACGACTGGCTGGAGAAGGCCGCCGCCGCCCAGCCGATGGGCAGGCTCGGACAGGTCGACGAGATCGCCGACTTCGTCGTACTCCTGCTCTCCGACCGCAGCGGTGTGGTGACCGGCTCGGTCATCGACTGGGACCAGAACGTCTTCGGCGGGCTCGACTGA
- a CDS encoding LacI family DNA-binding transcriptional regulator, which yields MRHPYPIREIARQAGLSEATVDRVLNDRGGVRESTVMEVRQAIKDLDRQRTQVRIGGRTFMIDIVMQTPERFSTAVRDALEAELPSLHPAVVRSRFHFRETCPASDLVATLDKIAKRGSQGVILKAPDLPEIVAAVSRLVAAGIPVVTLVSDLPGSARMAYVGIDNRAAGATAAYLIGQWLGDRPGNVLATISRGSFRGEEEREMGFRSAMRSAQPGRSLVEVTDSDGLDATQRDLVLDALKRDEEVIAVYSAGGGNAATLDAFRVLGRECAVFIAHDLDHDNTGFLRERRLSAVLHHDLRQDMRRACQTIMRAHKALPDEGPFLPSAIQVVTPYNMPPGVPLTPSAPFHPAGGASQR from the coding sequence GTGCGACATCCCTATCCGATCAGAGAGATCGCCCGTCAGGCCGGTCTGAGCGAAGCCACGGTCGACCGTGTCCTCAACGACCGCGGCGGTGTACGTGAGAGCACCGTCATGGAGGTGCGCCAGGCCATCAAGGATCTGGACCGCCAGCGGACCCAGGTACGCATCGGCGGCCGTACCTTCATGATCGACATCGTGATGCAGACGCCTGAGCGGTTCTCCACGGCCGTCCGCGACGCCCTGGAGGCGGAACTGCCGTCCCTGCACCCCGCCGTGGTGCGCTCGCGCTTCCACTTCCGGGAGACCTGTCCCGCCTCCGACCTGGTCGCCACCCTGGACAAGATCGCAAAGCGCGGCTCGCAGGGAGTGATCCTGAAGGCCCCCGACCTGCCGGAGATCGTCGCCGCCGTCAGCCGGCTGGTCGCGGCGGGCATCCCCGTCGTCACGCTGGTGAGCGACCTGCCCGGCAGCGCGCGCATGGCGTACGTGGGGATCGACAACCGGGCGGCGGGCGCCACCGCGGCCTATCTCATCGGCCAGTGGCTCGGCGACCGGCCCGGCAACGTGCTCGCCACGATCAGCCGGGGTTCCTTCAGGGGCGAGGAGGAGCGGGAGATGGGCTTCCGCAGTGCGATGCGCAGCGCGCAGCCCGGCCGGTCGCTGGTGGAGGTCACCGACAGCGACGGTCTGGACGCCACGCAGCGGGACCTCGTCCTGGACGCGCTCAAGCGGGACGAGGAGGTCATCGCCGTGTACTCGGCCGGGGGCGGCAACGCGGCGACCCTCGACGCGTTCCGCGTCCTCGGGCGGGAGTGCGCGGTGTTCATCGCCCACGACCTGGATCACGACAACACCGGATTCCTGCGCGAACGCCGGCTGTCCGCCGTGCTCCACCACGACCTGCGCCAGGACATGCGGCGCGCCTGCCAGACCATCATGCGCGCCCACAAGGCGCTGCCCGACGAGGGCCCCTTCCTGCCCTCGGCGATCCAGGTGGTCACGCCGTACAACATGCCGCCGGGCGTCCCTCTCACACCCTCCGCACCCTTCCACCCGGCCGGGGGCGCGTCCCAGCGGTAG
- a CDS encoding LNS2 domain-containing protein has protein sequence MTNNSTPLAVFDLDGTLADTAHRQRYLERKPRDWDAFFAAAKHDPPLAEGVALALEHAEECEVLYLTGRPERCREDTVAWIAAQGLPEGRVRMRRDDDRRPARRTKLQILRELARDREIRVLVDDDELVCADAERAGFRVVRARWAAASAALRDAQERQGRT, from the coding sequence GTGACGAACAACAGCACGCCACTCGCCGTCTTCGACCTCGACGGCACGCTCGCCGACACCGCGCACCGGCAGCGGTACCTGGAGCGGAAGCCGCGCGACTGGGACGCCTTCTTCGCCGCGGCGAAGCACGATCCGCCGCTGGCCGAGGGCGTGGCACTGGCCCTGGAACACGCCGAGGAGTGCGAGGTCCTCTACCTGACCGGGCGGCCCGAGCGCTGCCGCGAGGACACGGTGGCCTGGATCGCCGCCCAGGGCCTGCCCGAGGGCCGCGTGCGGATGCGGCGCGACGACGACCGCAGGCCCGCCCGGCGCACCAAGCTGCAGATCCTGCGCGAGCTGGCCCGCGACCGCGAGATCAGGGTGCTCGTGGACGACGACGAGCTGGTGTGCGCGGACGCCGAACGGGCCGGGTTCCGCGTCGTACGGGCCCGCTGGGCCGCCGCGTCGGCGGCGCTGAGGGACGCGCAGGAACGGCAGGGCCGCACCTGA
- a CDS encoding dodecin has translation MSDHTYRVTEIVGTSHEGIDQAIRNGVSRASQTLRNLDWFEVTQVRGQIENGQVKHYQVGLKVGFRLEDSA, from the coding sequence ATGTCCGACCACACCTACCGGGTCACCGAGATCGTCGGAACCTCGCACGAGGGCATCGACCAGGCGATCCGCAACGGCGTCTCCCGGGCCTCGCAGACCCTGCGCAACCTCGACTGGTTCGAGGTGACGCAGGTGCGCGGGCAGATCGAGAACGGGCAGGTCAAGCACTACCAGGTCGGCCTGAAGGTCGGCTTCCGCCTGGAGGACTCGGCCTGA
- the egtD gene encoding L-histidine N(alpha)-methyltransferase: MSPFLVTRTLPEDATDAALRADVLHGLTRAPKTLPPKWFYDAVGSELFEEITALPEYYPTRAEREILAARAPDIAAATGARTLVELGSGSSEKTRHLLDALPALHTYVPVDVSGSALTQAGEALAAERPSLDVHALIADFTAGLTLPGTPGPRLVAFLGGTLGNLLPAERASFLASVRSLLSPGDALLLGTDLVKEESVLVSAYDDAAGVTAAFNKNVLSVVNRELGADFDPDGFAHVARWNAEEEWIEMRLRALKAVTVKIPALDIAVEFAEGEEMRTEVSAKFREAGVRAELAATGLELTHWWTDAEGRFALSLSTVR; this comes from the coding sequence GTGAGTCCGTTCCTGGTCACCCGCACGCTGCCCGAGGACGCCACGGACGCCGCCCTGCGGGCCGACGTCCTGCACGGTCTGACCCGCGCTCCGAAGACGCTCCCGCCCAAGTGGTTCTACGACGCGGTGGGCAGCGAGCTCTTCGAGGAGATCACCGCGCTGCCCGAGTACTACCCCACGCGCGCCGAGCGGGAGATCCTCGCCGCCCGGGCGCCCGATATCGCCGCGGCGACCGGCGCGCGCACTCTCGTCGAGCTGGGCTCGGGCTCGTCGGAGAAGACCCGGCACCTGCTCGACGCGCTGCCCGCGCTGCACACGTACGTGCCGGTGGACGTGAGCGGGAGCGCGCTCACGCAGGCCGGTGAGGCGCTGGCCGCCGAACGCCCCTCGCTCGACGTGCACGCCCTGATAGCCGACTTCACCGCCGGTCTCACGCTGCCCGGGACGCCCGGCCCGCGGCTCGTCGCGTTCCTGGGCGGCACGCTCGGCAATCTGCTGCCCGCCGAACGCGCCTCGTTCCTGGCGTCCGTACGGTCCCTGCTGTCGCCCGGCGACGCCCTGCTCCTCGGCACCGACCTGGTGAAGGAGGAGTCGGTGCTCGTCAGCGCCTACGACGACGCGGCGGGGGTGACGGCCGCGTTCAACAAGAACGTGCTGAGCGTCGTCAACCGCGAGCTGGGCGCGGACTTCGATCCCGACGGGTTCGCCCATGTCGCCCGCTGGAACGCCGAGGAGGAGTGGATCGAGATGCGGCTGCGCGCCCTGAAGGCCGTGACCGTGAAGATCCCGGCGCTCGACATCGCGGTGGAGTTCGCCGAGGGCGAGGAGATGCGCACCGAGGTGTCGGCGAAGTTCCGCGAGGCGGGCGTACGCGCGGAACTGGCCGCGACCGGACTCGAACTCACCCACTGGTGGACGGACGCCGAGGGGAGGTTCGCGCTGTCGCTGAGCACGGTCCGGTGA
- the egtC gene encoding ergothioneine biosynthesis protein EgtC — protein MCRHLAYLGPEEPLGRLLVDPAHGLYRQSWAPRRQRHGTVNADGFGVGWYAEGDPVPGRYRRTGPIWGDRSFADLSRVVRSGALLAAVRDATLAGADGEAAAAPFAAGTWLFSHNGAIAGWPRSLAPLARTLPAEDLLSMEARCDSALVWALVLNRLRGGDEEGQALADTVLDVAAAAPGSRLNLLLTNGEVIAATAWGDTLWYLTEPGRRTVVASEPYDDDPHWREVPDRTLLAASRTDVLLTPLKDIDAPMAPAPDTSVPSASVPSASVPSKEPRT, from the coding sequence ATGTGCCGTCACCTGGCATACCTGGGGCCCGAGGAGCCGCTGGGCCGGCTCCTCGTGGACCCGGCCCACGGCCTGTACCGCCAGTCGTGGGCGCCCCGGCGCCAGCGGCACGGGACGGTCAACGCCGACGGGTTCGGCGTCGGCTGGTACGCCGAGGGCGATCCGGTGCCCGGCCGCTACCGGCGCACCGGGCCGATCTGGGGCGACCGGTCGTTCGCCGACCTGTCTCGGGTGGTGCGCTCCGGCGCGCTGCTCGCGGCGGTGCGGGACGCGACCCTGGCGGGGGCGGACGGGGAGGCCGCGGCGGCGCCGTTCGCCGCGGGCACCTGGCTGTTCAGCCACAACGGGGCGATCGCCGGCTGGCCGCGTTCGCTGGCCCCACTGGCCCGGACGCTGCCCGCCGAGGACCTGCTGTCGATGGAGGCGCGCTGCGACTCGGCACTCGTCTGGGCGCTGGTCCTGAACCGGCTGCGCGGCGGGGACGAGGAGGGGCAGGCCCTCGCCGACACGGTTCTCGACGTGGCGGCGGCGGCCCCCGGCTCCCGCCTCAACCTGCTGCTCACCAACGGCGAGGTGATCGCCGCGACCGCCTGGGGCGACACGCTCTGGTATCTGACCGAACCCGGCCGGCGCACCGTCGTGGCGTCCGAGCCGTACGACGACGATCCGCACTGGCGGGAGGTGCCGGACCGCACGCTGCTCGCGGCGAGCCGCACGGACGTGCTGCTCACCCCGCTCAAGGACATCGACGCACCCATGGCACCCGCACCCGACACGTCCGTACCGAGCGCATCCGTTCCGAGCGCATCCGTTCCGAGCAAGGAGCCCCGTACGTGA
- the egtB gene encoding ergothioneine biosynthesis protein EgtB, with amino-acid sequence MTDPGNGTTFDDPETLRKRALAALLTARERTALLTSCVEDPELTAQHSPLMSPLVWDLAHIGNQEELWLLRTVGGRDALRPDIDGLYDAFEHPRAERPSLPLLPPAEARTYAAEVRGRALDILESTAFEGTGARLTEAGFAFGMIAQHEQQHDETMLITHQLRKGPVALTAPDPMPVPAFTGPSEVLVPGGPFTMGTSTEPWALDNERPAHARLVPPFFIDTTPVTNEAYQAFIADGGYTDPRWWAPEGWAHIREHSIEAPLFWRRDGGQWLRQRFGATEVVPADEPVLHVSWYEADAYARWAGRRLPSEAEWEKAARHDPETGRSTRYPWGDADPTPEHANLGQRHLRPAPAGSYPEGQSPLGVRQLIGDVWEWTSSDLLPYPGFHAFPYREYSEVFFGSEHKVLRGGSFAVDAVACRGTFRNWDYPVRRQIFSGFRTARDARPDSA; translated from the coding sequence ATGACCGACCCCGGTAACGGCACCACGTTCGACGACCCGGAGACGCTCAGGAAGCGTGCGCTGGCGGCGCTGCTCACGGCCCGCGAGCGCACGGCGCTGCTGACCTCCTGTGTCGAGGACCCCGAACTGACCGCGCAGCACTCGCCGTTGATGTCCCCGCTGGTGTGGGACCTCGCGCACATCGGCAACCAGGAGGAGCTGTGGCTGCTGCGGACGGTCGGCGGCCGTGACGCGCTGCGGCCCGACATCGACGGCCTGTACGACGCGTTCGAGCACCCGCGCGCCGAGCGGCCCTCGCTTCCGCTGCTGCCGCCCGCCGAGGCCCGCACCTACGCGGCCGAGGTACGCGGCCGGGCGCTCGACATCCTGGAGAGCACCGCCTTCGAGGGTACGGGCGCCCGGCTGACCGAGGCCGGGTTCGCCTTCGGCATGATCGCCCAGCACGAACAGCAGCACGACGAGACCATGCTGATCACCCATCAGCTCCGCAAGGGGCCGGTGGCGTTGACGGCCCCGGACCCGATGCCCGTACCCGCGTTCACCGGACCGTCCGAAGTGCTGGTGCCGGGTGGCCCGTTCACGATGGGCACGTCCACCGAGCCGTGGGCGCTGGACAACGAACGGCCGGCGCACGCACGTCTGGTGCCGCCGTTCTTCATCGACACCACCCCGGTGACGAACGAGGCGTACCAGGCGTTCATCGCGGACGGCGGCTACACCGACCCGCGCTGGTGGGCGCCCGAGGGCTGGGCCCACATCCGGGAACACTCCATCGAGGCGCCGCTGTTCTGGCGCCGCGACGGCGGGCAGTGGCTGCGGCAGCGCTTCGGCGCCACCGAGGTCGTACCGGCCGACGAGCCCGTTCTGCACGTCAGCTGGTACGAGGCCGACGCGTACGCGCGCTGGGCGGGGCGGCGCCTGCCCAGCGAGGCCGAATGGGAGAAGGCGGCCCGGCACGACCCGGAGACGGGCCGCTCCACGCGTTATCCGTGGGGCGACGCCGACCCCACGCCCGAGCACGCCAACCTCGGCCAGCGCCATCTGCGCCCGGCGCCGGCCGGCAGCTATCCGGAGGGCCAGTCGCCCCTCGGCGTACGACAGTTGATCGGTGACGTGTGGGAGTGGACGTCCAGCGATCTGCTCCCCTATCCGGGCTTCCACGCCTTCCCGTACAGGGAGTACTCGGAGGTGTTCTTCGGGTCGGAGCACAAGGTGCTGCGCGGCGGCTCGTTCGCCGTGGACGCGGTGGCGTGCCGGGGGACGTTCCGCAACTGGGACTATCCGGTCAGGCGGCAGATCTTCTCCGGGTTCCGTACCGCCCGGGACGCCCGTCCGGACAGCGCCTGA
- the egtA gene encoding ergothioneine biosynthesis glutamate--cysteine ligase EgtA → MSDSVSDCTEPRRSTVTEAEVEALVRGICFKTGPPRFLGVELEWLVHEPRSPRLPVPPERREAAYAAVRALPLSSTVTVEPGGQLELSSAPAASLTECIAAVSADLDAVRAVLREAGLALCGLGQDPWHEPTRFLHEPRYDAMEICLDRAGPEGRAMMCSSASVQVCLDAGYEEPGPLGLGRRWWLAHQLGAVLVGAFANSPMARGRPTGWRSTRQSLWAAMDPGRTGAPPLDGDPRAAWARHVLDAPVMCVRAPSGPWDVPEGLSFREWTRSDAPPGREDLDYHQTTLFPPVRPRGHLELRMIDAQPGDDGWIVPLAVTAALFDDPEAAETAYRTVKPLAERTGSLPAPTNPLWTTAARSGLADPELREAAVTCFAAAAEALPRIGASTEVQRAVAEFTERYVARGRCPADDLLGTEHGTAHGTENSTEHLLSGKDFRP, encoded by the coding sequence ATGTCCGATTCGGTGAGTGACTGTACGGAGCCCCGGCGCTCCACCGTCACCGAGGCCGAAGTGGAGGCACTGGTCCGCGGCATATGCTTCAAGACCGGACCGCCCCGCTTCCTCGGTGTGGAACTCGAATGGCTCGTCCACGAGCCGCGCTCCCCGCGGCTCCCCGTACCACCAGAACGTCGCGAAGCGGCCTACGCCGCAGTGCGGGCCCTGCCCCTGAGTTCGACGGTCACCGTCGAACCGGGCGGACAGCTGGAACTCAGCTCCGCACCCGCCGCCTCCCTGACGGAGTGCATCGCAGCCGTATCCGCCGACCTCGACGCCGTACGCGCGGTACTGCGCGAGGCGGGTCTCGCCCTCTGTGGACTGGGCCAGGACCCGTGGCACGAACCCACCCGCTTCCTCCATGAGCCGCGGTACGACGCCATGGAGATCTGCCTCGACCGTGCCGGCCCGGAAGGCCGCGCCATGATGTGTTCCTCCGCCTCCGTGCAGGTCTGCCTGGACGCCGGGTACGAGGAACCGGGACCGCTCGGTCTCGGGCGCCGCTGGTGGCTGGCCCACCAACTGGGCGCGGTCCTGGTGGGCGCGTTCGCCAACTCCCCGATGGCCCGGGGCCGACCCACGGGCTGGCGCTCCACCCGGCAGTCCCTGTGGGCCGCCATGGATCCGGGCCGCACCGGTGCTCCGCCGCTCGACGGCGACCCGCGGGCCGCCTGGGCACGGCACGTCCTGGACGCTCCGGTGATGTGCGTCCGCGCGCCCAGCGGTCCCTGGGACGTACCGGAGGGGCTGAGTTTCCGGGAGTGGACCCGGTCCGACGCACCACCGGGCCGGGAAGACCTGGACTACCACCAGACGACCCTGTTCCCGCCGGTGCGTCCGCGCGGGCACCTGGAGCTGCGCATGATCGACGCGCAGCCGGGCGACGACGGCTGGATCGTGCCGCTGGCCGTGACGGCGGCGCTGTTCGACGACCCGGAAGCCGCCGAGACCGCCTACCGGACGGTGAAACCGCTCGCCGAACGGACCGGCTCGCTGCCCGCTCCGACCAACCCGCTGTGGACGACCGCCGCCCGCTCGGGCCTGGCCGATCCCGAGCTGCGGGAGGCGGCGGTGACCTGTTTCGCGGCAGCCGCCGAAGCGCTGCCCAGGATCGGGGCGAGCACCGAGGTGCAGCGGGCGGTCGCGGAGTTCACCGAGCGCTACGTCGCCCGGGGCCGGTGCCCCGCCGACGACCTGCTCGGCACGGAACACGGCACAGCACACGGCACAGAGAACAGCACAGAACACCTGCTCAGCGGGAAGGACTTCCGCCCATGA
- a CDS encoding TIGR02452 family protein → MSARLRAIARHTEEIVAAGSYRASGGREVSIAAAVAAARAGTRMYGPEPLRTARATGRAAVADTFFEVTGESSLAAARRLTGPAAVLNFSSARNPGGGCLNGAQAQEEALCRASALYTCVVEVRAFYDHHRTHHDAFYTDRVIHSPAVPVFRDDRGTLLDEPFTAGFLTAAAPNAGVIRRTMPERVAELPRALASRAERVLETAEAHGYRRLVLGAWGCGVFRNDPARVASTFATLLGDGGRFAGTFEHVVFGVLDRTRGAVVRGAFEQAFRSVQRQL, encoded by the coding sequence ATGAGCGCACGGCTGCGCGCGATCGCACGGCACACGGAGGAGATCGTCGCGGCGGGTTCGTACCGCGCGTCCGGTGGGCGTGAGGTGTCGATCGCCGCGGCGGTGGCCGCCGCCCGCGCGGGCACCCGCATGTACGGACCGGAGCCGCTGCGGACCGCGCGTGCCACCGGTCGTGCCGCCGTCGCGGACACGTTCTTCGAGGTCACGGGCGAGAGCAGCCTGGCGGCGGCCCGCCGACTGACCGGTCCGGCCGCGGTGCTGAACTTCTCCTCGGCACGCAATCCCGGCGGGGGCTGTCTGAACGGCGCCCAGGCCCAGGAGGAGGCCCTGTGCCGGGCCTCCGCGCTCTACACGTGCGTGGTGGAGGTCCGCGCGTTCTACGACCACCACCGGACCCACCACGACGCCTTCTACACCGACCGGGTGATCCACTCACCGGCCGTCCCGGTCTTCCGCGACGACCGGGGAACGCTCCTCGACGAGCCGTTCACCGCCGGATTCCTCACGGCCGCCGCCCCCAACGCGGGAGTGATCAGACGCACCATGCCGGAGCGCGTGGCCGAGCTGCCGCGCGCCCTCGCCTCCCGCGCCGAGCGGGTGCTGGAGACGGCCGAGGCGCACGGCTACCGCCGGCTGGTGCTGGGCGCGTGGGGCTGCGGAGTCTTCCGGAACGACCCGGCGCGGGTGGCGAGCACCTTCGCCACGCTCCTCGGGGACGGCGGACGCTTCGCCGGCACCTTCGAGCACGTGGTGTTCGGCGTCCTCGACCGTACGAGGGGAGCCGTGGTGCGGGGCGCCTTCGAGCAGGCGTTCAGGTCCGTTCAGCGCCAGCTGTAG
- a CDS encoding type II toxin-antitoxin system PemK/MazF family toxin — translation MTASAERDVPGRFGPSATVEADPRRVGVVRTEYSPAHDGDPDPGEIVWTWVPYEENDGRGKDRPVLVVAREGADTFLAVRLSSKGHHGDREWVPIGSGPWDRSGRDSWVAVDRVLRLHEKGMRREACALDRMRFNLVVHRLRERYSWR, via the coding sequence GTGACTGCTTCTGCCGAGCGTGATGTTCCTGGGCGATTCGGGCCCTCCGCCACCGTCGAGGCCGATCCGCGGCGGGTCGGGGTCGTGCGGACCGAGTACTCCCCCGCGCACGACGGCGACCCGGACCCGGGCGAGATCGTGTGGACGTGGGTGCCCTATGAGGAGAACGACGGGCGCGGCAAGGACCGGCCCGTACTGGTGGTCGCCCGCGAGGGCGCCGACACGTTCCTCGCCGTGCGGTTGTCGAGCAAGGGGCACCACGGCGACCGGGAGTGGGTGCCGATCGGCAGCGGGCCCTGGGACCGGTCGGGGCGCGACTCGTGGGTGGCCGTGGACCGGGTGCTGCGGCTGCACGAGAAGGGGATGCGCCGGGAGGCGTGCGCGCTGGACCGGATGCGGTTCAACCTGGTGGTGCACCGGCTGCGGGAGCGCTACAGCTGGCGCTGA
- a CDS encoding flotillin family protein — protein MPMIVGVVAGAAVLALVFIVVVFKLMWRVAEPNEALIISGSKHRMEGLEEGMGFRIVTGRGTLVLPGVQAVRKLSLDLNETELSVDCVTHQGIPLKVRGVVIFKVGDDFVSIANAGRRFLDQQKLMSERVHNVFAGHLRSIVGGLTVEDMIRDRDKLTGQTRAACGTEMEKLGLIVDSLQIHEIEDPTGYIKNLAMPHAAAVQRDARIAQAEANRLATEAEQQAAARMAEATRDSEILQAGYQAERDNAAATSRQAGPLAEAQARQEVVVQETRVAELKAHRREQQLQADVRKPADAKAYEKRTLAEAERDVRISAAQAKAKETELAAAAEATRVTTAASAEAEATKARGAAAATATRATGEAEAAAAQARGIAIAESTRAKGLAEAAAIAARAAALAENQEAVVAQQLAENWPEIVKAGAGAFGNVEHMVLLNGAEGMSDMFTKALTMGGTGLGLARQLLASMNADGRVKGGGSPVNGATSGGAGSSSKRVPLDGES, from the coding sequence ATGCCGATGATCGTCGGCGTCGTGGCGGGGGCAGCGGTCCTCGCGCTCGTATTCATCGTCGTGGTCTTCAAGCTCATGTGGCGGGTCGCGGAGCCCAACGAAGCGCTGATCATCTCCGGTTCGAAGCATCGCATGGAGGGCCTTGAGGAGGGCATGGGCTTCCGGATCGTCACCGGACGGGGCACGCTCGTGCTGCCGGGCGTCCAGGCGGTGCGCAAACTCTCGCTCGACCTCAACGAGACCGAACTGTCCGTGGACTGCGTGACCCACCAGGGCATCCCGCTCAAGGTGCGGGGCGTCGTCATCTTCAAGGTGGGCGACGACTTCGTGTCGATCGCCAACGCGGGGCGCCGCTTCCTGGACCAGCAGAAGCTGATGTCGGAGCGGGTGCACAACGTGTTCGCCGGTCATCTGCGGTCCATCGTCGGCGGGTTGACCGTCGAGGACATGATCCGCGACCGCGACAAGCTCACCGGGCAGACCCGGGCCGCGTGCGGTACGGAGATGGAGAAGCTGGGGCTGATCGTCGACTCGCTGCAGATCCACGAGATCGAGGACCCGACCGGGTACATCAAGAACCTGGCCATGCCGCACGCGGCGGCCGTCCAGCGGGACGCCCGGATCGCGCAGGCCGAGGCCAACCGGCTGGCCACCGAGGCCGAACAGCAGGCCGCCGCGCGGATGGCGGAGGCGACCCGGGACAGCGAGATCCTGCAGGCCGGGTACCAGGCGGAGCGCGACAACGCCGCGGCCACGTCGCGGCAGGCCGGACCGCTCGCCGAGGCGCAGGCCCGCCAGGAGGTCGTGGTCCAGGAGACGCGTGTCGCCGAACTGAAGGCGCACCGGCGCGAGCAGCAGCTCCAGGCGGACGTCCGCAAGCCCGCGGATGCGAAGGCGTACGAGAAGCGCACGCTGGCCGAGGCGGAGCGCGATGTGCGGATCTCCGCGGCGCAGGCCAAGGCGAAGGAGACGGAGCTGGCCGCCGCGGCGGAGGCGACGCGGGTCACGACGGCCGCGAGCGCCGAGGCCGAGGCGACGAAGGCGCGGGGCGCCGCCGCCGCTACGGCGACCAGGGCCACGGGTGAGGCGGAGGCCGCCGCCGCGCAGGCCAGGGGGATCGCGATCGCCGAGTCCACGCGGGCGAAGGGGCTCGCGGAGGCGGCGGCCATCGCGGCGCGGGCCGCCGCACTGGCCGAGAACCAGGAGGCCGTGGTCGCGCAGCAACTCGCGGAGAACTGGCCGGAGATCGTGAAGGCGGGCGCGGGGGCCTTCGGGAACGTCGAGCACATGGTGCTGCTGAACGGGGCCGAGGGGATGTCGGACATGTTCACCAAGGCGCTGACCATGGGTGGGACCGGGCTCGGGCTTGCCCGGCAGTTGCTCGCGTCCATGAACGCGGACGGGCGGGTGAAGGGTGGGGGTTCGCCCGTGAACGGGGCCACCTCGGGGGGTGCGGGCAGTTCCTCCAAGAGGGTGCCCCTGGACGGGGAGTCGTAG
- a CDS encoding NAD(P)H-dependent oxidoreductase — protein MTVRILALVGSLRAGSHNRQLAEAAVKLAPEGAEVDLFEGLADIPFYNEDIDVEGDVPAAAARLREAAGGADAILLFSPEYNGTIPAVLKNAIDWLSRPFGASALKDKPLAVVGTAYGQYGGVWAQDEARKAAGIAGAKVLEDIKLSIAGSVVRFAETHPSDDAEVAAQLTEVIGRIHGEATAPVAA, from the coding sequence ATGACTGTTCGTATCCTCGCGCTCGTCGGCAGCCTTCGCGCCGGCTCGCACAACCGCCAGCTCGCCGAGGCCGCCGTCAAGCTCGCGCCCGAGGGCGCGGAGGTCGACCTGTTCGAGGGCCTGGCCGACATCCCCTTCTACAACGAGGACATCGACGTCGAGGGCGACGTCCCGGCCGCCGCCGCCCGGTTGCGCGAGGCCGCGGGCGGCGCCGACGCCATCCTGCTCTTCTCGCCCGAGTACAACGGCACCATCCCGGCCGTCCTGAAGAACGCCATCGACTGGCTGTCCCGCCCGTTCGGTGCGAGTGCCCTCAAGGACAAGCCCCTGGCCGTGGTCGGCACCGCCTACGGCCAGTACGGCGGCGTCTGGGCGCAGGACGAGGCCCGCAAGGCCGCCGGTATCGCCGGCGCCAAGGTCCTCGAGGACATCAAGCTCTCCATCGCGGGCTCGGTCGTCCGCTTCGCCGAGACGCACCCCTCCGACGACGCCGAGGTCGCCGCCCAGCTGACCGAGGTCATCGGCCGGATCCACGGCGAGGCCACCGCGCCCGTCGCCGCCTGA